TGCGGCAGTGACGTCGTAGGGGTACGTCAGGATCAGGGCATGGCCACCCCGCAGTCCCCGCGCCAGTCCCCGCGCCAGTCCCCGCGCTCTGGCGGGGAGCTGGAGCCGGCCGGCTACGTACAGCTGCTGGAGACGCTGAAGGAGCGGGTCCGCACCACCCAAGTCCGCGCCGCCCGCGCCGCCAACACCGAGCTGCTGCGCCTGTACTGGTCCATCGGCCGCGACATCCTCGACCGGCAGGACCACGCCGGCTGGGGCGCCAAGGTCATCGACCGCCTCGCGAAAGACCTGCGGGCCGCCTTCCCCGACCTGGGTGGCTTCTCGGTGCGCAACCTGCACTACATGCGCTCCTTCGCCCTGGCCTGGCCGGCTGAGGCCGACTTTGTGCCACAGGCTGTGGCACAACTTCCCTGGGGCCACGTCCGGCTGCTGCTTGACCGCCTAGACGAGCAGGCGCTGCGGGACTGGTACGCCGCGGCCGCGGTGCAGTA
This Kineococcus aurantiacus DNA region includes the following protein-coding sequences:
- a CDS encoding DUF1016 N-terminal domain-containing protein, translating into MATPQSPRQSPRQSPRSGGELEPAGYVQLLETLKERVRTTQVRAARAANTELLRLYWSIGRDILDRQDHAGWGAKVIDRLAKDLRAAFPDLGGFSVRNLHYMRSFALAWPAEADFVPQAVAQLPWGHVRLLLDRLDEQALRDWYAAAAVQ